In Aspergillus nidulans FGSC A4 chromosome II, the genomic stretch ACTTGAGCACGGCCTTTGAGTTCAGTTACTGAAGTACGGGTAATAGCTGAAAACCTTCGCGGAGTACAGACAAGCAGGTGATCTTATGACGTGAGGCTAAGACTTTAATGCACAGTGAATCAATCTTCGATCTGATCGTCGCTCTCTCAACCAGTCAGACCTTGAAACAGGGATCTCTCATAATATCTCGATGATAAATGGAATCACTTGGTGACATTGATACGTTTGCTTCCAGCGaagtggctggctggctgggtttgcGCCTGACGGATCAGGCTATATAACACTGCTAGCCCGCATCCTCTCGCTGGAATCTCTCACCGTCTCCTGACTTTCGCTCCTATTAAACAATCATGGGAGACGCCTCTCTCTGCAAGAATCATTTCCAACCCACTGAAATGGCCAGCGACCTCTCCGAATACACACAATCCGTACTGTTATCGTTTCGTGATCTCGAAACCGCTGCGAAAGGAGCCCAACCTGTCCATCTCGATGGCCACTCTCTGCGTCTCAGCGACGCCGTCGCGGTCTCAAAGTACATCCTCCACTTTGTCCAACAAGATTCAGCTCAACGATACTGATGTAGTATAGATATGACGCTCGCGTCAGAGTAACGGATGACCCCTCAGTGCTTTCTTGCATGGAAGCCAGTGTAGCACTGCTCGACAAAAGACTAGCCGAAGGGCGGGTCGTATATGGTGTGAATTCAGGCTTTGGAGGTAACGCGGACACGCGTACAAATGCCCACGAGGACCTCCAGAAAGCGCTCATCCAGCACCATAATACGGCCGTTGTTCTGCCTTCAGACAAGGGGCAAACATGCTCTTCGATAATCCGCAGCCTCCCGGCGCACTCGATCCCTATTCCGATCGTCAAGGCAGCAATGGTCGCGCGATGCAATTCTCTCATCCGTGGCCATTCTGCTGTTCGCATTGATATTGTGCGCAATCTTGCGACGATGATCAATGAGGATTACACGCCAGTTGTGCCGCTGCGCGGGAGTATCTCTGCTTCGGGCGACCTGACACCGCTGGCGTATATTGCGGGGGCCTTGGAGGGTAACCCTGATATCTATGTCCAGTGCGGAGGGACAAAGGATGACAAGATTGTGACTGCGGACGCGGCACTCAAGGAGCTTGGATTGGAGCCGTTGACCTTTAGACCTAAGGAGGCATTGGGACTGCTTAACGGAACGGCATTCAGCACTGGTGCAGCGagccttgtcctcttcgAAGCAAatcagctcatcctcctcacacAGGTCCTGACTGCAATGACAACTGAAGCTCTGCTCGGCACGATGCGCAACTTCGACCCCTTCATCGCTGAGGCACGGCCCCATCCAGGCCAGAAAGAAGTAGCCGCAAATATTTTCCGTTTCCTATCCGATTCCCAATTAACGACCGATCATGACCATTCACCTTCCGACAACGACCTCGCCCAAGATCGTTACCCCCTCCGCACGGCCTCACAATGGATAGGCCCGCATGTCGAGAACATGGCCTTGGCGCAAGCCCAAGTGGCCATCG encodes the following:
- a CDS encoding aromatic amino acid ammonia-lyase (transcript_id=CADANIAT00004804), which translates into the protein MASDLSEYTQSVLLSFRDLETAAKGAQPVHLDGHSLRLSDAVAVSKYDARVRVTDDPSVLSCMEASVALLDKRLAEGRVVYGVNSGFGGNADTRTNAHEDLQKALIQHHNTAVVLPSDKGQTCSSIIRSLPAHSIPIPIVKAAMVARCNSLIRGHSAVRIDIVRNLATMINEDYTPVVPLRGSISASGDLTPLAYIAGALEGNPDIYVQCGGTKDDKIVTADAALKELGLEPLTFRPKEALGLLNGTAFSTGAASLVLFEANQLILLTQVLTAMTTEALLGTMRNFDPFIAEARPHPGQKEVAANIFRFLSDSQLTTDHDHSPSDNDLAQDRYPLRTASQWIGPHVENMALAQAQVAIELNSTTDNPLFDVANDTIHHGGNFQAMSITSAMEKTTSAMQTLGKLVFGQCSELINPMLSKGLPPNLCADDPSLSFALKGVDINMASYMSELGYLNNPVSNFVQSADVNNQVVNSLALIGARYAADAVEVFSLMAASHIYALCQAVDLREIHRTFETIARKHVVEYTSDLFGQSLTDNDINTLWGELMRHWNCTATLDLEQRATTAVSQTMGTLFILSSKPSSPSIDGNVVREWQSTVTDLLKYHCAANRKAYFTDPPTGKLLCSSSAKIYNFVRDTLKVPMHKGLVDHPTYPSGCEGDKRTIGSHIGTIYAALREGQFMSVLADCWA